In a single window of the Pseudodesulfovibrio profundus genome:
- a CDS encoding CBM96 family carbohydrate-binding protein translates to MKRQICMLFSLLLVIVGFATAANAEMVTLYASQDAWVDSDNPSSTPSDSPFLSIYSSSNSQRWSYFQFDLSSIPDTAVISKARLSLYGSASWSTASDWTTPYNRYPHFYHVSDDTWIDSTLTWDNKGGYDSLLGVNYPGSAFTWSNAYFTNGGTDNWDEGVDLNDDLLSIVGLIGDTMGYSASYSAYSEGTGGTTNGPRLYLEYTFEDPGPGPGATVPEPSTILLLGIGIIGLLGYGRKVMG, encoded by the coding sequence ATGAAACGACAGATTTGCATGCTCTTTTCACTGCTTTTGGTCATCGTTGGCTTTGCGACCGCAGCCAACGCCGAGATGGTAACCCTGTATGCATCCCAAGACGCCTGGGTTGATTCCGACAACCCATCATCCACACCAAGCGACTCACCATTTCTTTCCATCTACTCCAGCAGCAACTCCCAGCGCTGGAGTTATTTTCAATTTGATCTCTCCTCAATCCCCGACACTGCCGTCATTTCCAAAGCTCGACTCTCCCTGTACGGTTCAGCCAGTTGGAGTACGGCTTCCGACTGGACAACACCGTATAACCGCTACCCGCACTTCTACCACGTAAGCGACGATACCTGGATCGACTCAACGCTGACCTGGGATAACAAAGGCGGGTATGATTCCTTGCTCGGAGTCAACTACCCCGGCTCGGCCTTCACGTGGAGCAACGCCTACTTCACCAATGGTGGCACCGACAACTGGGACGAAGGAGTCGATCTCAATGATGATCTCCTGTCCATTGTCGGACTTATCGGTGACACCATGGGCTATTCGGCCAGCTATTCCGCATACAGCGAAGGAACTGGTGGAACAACCAATGGGCCGCGACTCTACCTGGAGTATACGTTCGAAGACCCAGGACCGGGGCCGGGGGCAACAGTGCCGGAACCTTCCACCATACTGCTGCTTGGAATCGGCATCATCGGCCTGCTTGGGTATGGTCGTAAGGTGATGGGCTGA
- a CDS encoding ABC transporter permease produces MTTQAIIEIGPLQLTLCLGFVLLAGGASIYHKLGLGRDLLVGTIRTFAQLFLMGYVLKFIFEVNYSWLVLLIFSGMIAAAVHIIKGRVQERRIPFVMPTFIAMLISYSLVSYVVTAVIVGAKPWWTPQYFIPLAGMIVGNSMTAISISLERLFSDLRTRRAEVEMQLALGADYREASQDILRNAVKAGMIPSINSLMAVGLVSLPGMMTGQILSGTDPLIAIRYQIVVMLMIVAATSLGALLVTGLVRKRCFSSGQRLLLR; encoded by the coding sequence ATGACCACACAAGCCATCATTGAAATAGGTCCACTGCAACTGACGCTGTGCCTTGGCTTTGTGTTGCTTGCCGGAGGGGCTTCCATCTACCATAAGCTCGGACTTGGTCGTGACTTGCTGGTCGGCACCATTCGGACATTCGCCCAGCTTTTTCTCATGGGATATGTGCTGAAGTTCATATTTGAGGTCAACTACAGTTGGCTGGTGCTGCTCATTTTCTCCGGGATGATTGCTGCGGCAGTGCACATCATCAAAGGCAGGGTCCAGGAACGACGAATACCTTTTGTCATGCCCACGTTTATAGCCATGCTCATCTCGTACTCGCTGGTTTCCTATGTAGTGACTGCGGTTATTGTCGGCGCAAAACCCTGGTGGACTCCGCAATACTTCATTCCCCTTGCCGGAATGATCGTGGGCAATTCCATGACCGCCATTTCCATCTCATTGGAACGACTGTTCTCCGACCTGCGGACGCGACGAGCCGAGGTAGAGATGCAGTTGGCCCTTGGTGCCGACTACCGTGAAGCATCACAGGACATTCTCCGCAACGCAGTCAAGGCAGGCATGATCCCTTCTATCAACTCGCTCATGGCAGTGGGGCTTGTCTCTCTTCCGGGCATGATGACCGGTCAGATTCTTTCGGGCACCGATCCACTGATCGCCATCCGCTACCAGATCGTGGTCATGCTGATGATCGTGGCCGCAACGTCACTGGGTGCACTCCTGGTGACCGGCCTCGTCAGGAAGCGATGTTTTTCCAGTGGCCAGCGGTTGCTGCTCCGATAG